A DNA window from Carnobacterium funditum DSM 5970 contains the following coding sequences:
- the pta gene encoding phosphate acetyltransferase — MELFDSLKFNIVRKNIRIVFPEGTEPRIIGAVVRLQAEELIQPVLLGNPDEIKKVAKKRGFNVDNIEIIDPNNYEATEEMITAFVDRRKGKVTPEQAREMVKDETYFGTMLTYMDKVDGLVSGSIHSTGDTVRPALQIIKTKPGVSRTSGAFIMLRGRDNEKYLFSDCAINVNPNAQELAEIAVESAKTAELFGIAPKVAMLSFSTKGSASAEEATKVAEATKIAQELAPHYEIDGELQFDAAYVASVAKQKSPDSKVAGQATVFVFPELQSGNIGYKIAQRFGNFEAIGPILQGLNKPISDLSRGCNEEDVYKLAIITATQSLMNE, encoded by the coding sequence TAAAATTTAATATTGTAAGAAAGAATATTCGTATTGTTTTTCCAGAAGGAACAGAACCTCGTATTATTGGAGCAGTTGTGCGTTTACAAGCAGAAGAACTCATTCAACCAGTCTTACTTGGTAACCCAGATGAAATTAAAAAAGTTGCTAAGAAGCGTGGATTTAATGTAGACAACATCGAAATTATTGACCCTAATAATTATGAAGCTACTGAAGAAATGATTACAGCTTTTGTAGATCGTCGTAAAGGAAAAGTGACTCCTGAACAAGCAAGAGAAATGGTTAAAGACGAAACTTATTTCGGTACTATGCTAACGTACATGGATAAAGTTGATGGATTAGTTAGTGGTTCAATCCATTCTACTGGTGATACAGTACGTCCAGCATTACAAATCATCAAAACAAAACCTGGTGTTAGTCGTACAAGTGGTGCGTTCATTATGTTACGTGGACGTGATAATGAAAAATATTTATTCTCAGATTGTGCCATTAATGTTAATCCTAATGCTCAAGAATTAGCAGAAATTGCTGTTGAAAGTGCAAAAACAGCTGAATTATTTGGTATCGCTCCTAAAGTTGCGATGTTGAGCTTTTCAACTAAAGGGTCAGCTAGCGCAGAAGAAGCAACTAAAGTTGCAGAGGCTACCAAAATTGCTCAAGAATTGGCTCCTCATTATGAAATAGATGGTGAGTTACAATTTGATGCGGCATACGTTGCATCTGTAGCAAAACAAAAATCACCTGATTCTAAAGTTGCTGGACAAGCGACTGTATTTGTTTTCCCAGAATTACAATCAGGAAATATCGGCTACAAAATTGCCCAACGTTTCGGCAACTTTGAAGCTATTGGACCAATTTTACAAGGATTAAACAAACCCATTTCTGACCTTTCGCGTGGGTGTAATGAAGAAGACGTATATAAACTAGCAATCATTACAGCTACACAAAGCTTAATGAACGAATAA